The Limibacillus sp. genome has a window encoding:
- a CDS encoding kinase/pyrophosphorylase: protein MEGEKTQTTAPHLHLVSDATGETLNSVARACLVQFEGVEPREHVWSLVRTPSQMERVVEGIRQHPGPVIMTIINDSLRARLVEGCRELGVPCIPVLDPVIHTLAAYFGVTIRGRPGLQHALDAEYFERIEAVNFALSNDDGQQTERLRDADLIVLGVSRTSKTPTCIYLANRGIRAANVPVVPGIPLPDALFQLKDTLIVGLTKDPQQLVQVRRSRLRVDEDTSRESHYIDPEAVREEVTNARRLYTKHGWPVIDVSRRSIEETAAAIMALYAAHREAQGR from the coding sequence TTGGAAGGCGAGAAGACCCAGACCACGGCGCCCCATCTGCATCTGGTGTCCGATGCCACCGGCGAGACGCTCAATTCCGTCGCTCGCGCCTGCCTGGTGCAGTTCGAAGGGGTGGAGCCGCGCGAGCACGTCTGGAGCCTGGTGCGCACGCCCAGCCAGATGGAGCGCGTGGTCGAAGGCATTCGCCAGCACCCGGGCCCGGTGATCATGACCATCATCAACGATTCCTTGCGCGCCCGGCTGGTCGAGGGCTGCCGCGAGCTGGGCGTGCCCTGCATCCCTGTCCTGGACCCGGTGATCCACACACTGGCCGCCTACTTCGGCGTCACGATCCGGGGCCGGCCCGGCCTGCAACACGCCCTGGACGCCGAGTACTTCGAGCGGATCGAGGCAGTGAACTTCGCGCTATCCAACGACGACGGTCAGCAGACCGAACGCCTGCGCGACGCCGACCTGATCGTCCTGGGCGTCTCGCGCACCTCCAAGACGCCGACCTGCATCTATCTCGCCAACCGCGGGATCCGGGCGGCCAACGTCCCGGTCGTCCCCGGCATTCCGCTGCCCGATGCGCTCTTTCAGTTGAAGGACACGCTGATCGTCGGCCTGACCAAGGACCCGCAGCAGCTTGTCCAGGTACGCCGAAGCCGTCTGCGCGTCGACGAGGACACCAGCCGGGAGAGCCACTACATCGACCCCGAGGCGGTGCGCGAAGAGGTCACGAACGCACGGCGTCTCTACACCAAGCACGGCTGGCCCGTCATCGACGTCTCGCGCCGCTCCATCGAGGAGACGGCGGCGGCGATCATGGCGCTCTACGCCGCGCACCGCGAGGCGCAGGGCCGATGA
- a CDS encoding Maf family nucleotide pyrophosphatase has translation MKEVILASASQVRRSLLENAGVPFEVMAAPVDEAEVKEALRAEQASAAAVAETLAELKALHISRRKPEALVIGADQMLECEGRWFDKPATLEEARAQLQALSGKTHSLLASVCVVQGGQRLWHHNEGARLQVRELGDAFLDSYLEAVGEAALTSVGAYQLEGRGAQLFARVQGDYFTILGLPLLALLDFLRNQGVVPR, from the coding sequence ATGAAGGAGGTGATCCTCGCCTCCGCCAGCCAGGTGCGGCGCAGCCTTCTGGAGAACGCGGGCGTGCCCTTCGAGGTGATGGCAGCACCGGTCGATGAAGCCGAAGTCAAGGAGGCCCTGCGCGCCGAACAGGCCTCCGCCGCCGCCGTCGCCGAAACGCTGGCGGAGCTGAAGGCGCTCCATATCTCGCGCCGCAAGCCCGAGGCGCTGGTGATCGGCGCCGATCAGATGCTGGAGTGCGAGGGCCGCTGGTTCGACAAGCCGGCGACCTTGGAGGAGGCCCGCGCGCAGCTCCAGGCGCTCTCCGGCAAGACCCACAGCCTCCTGGCCTCGGTCTGCGTCGTCCAGGGCGGACAGCGGCTCTGGCACCATAACGAGGGCGCGCGGCTCCAGGTGCGCGAGCTCGGCGACGCCTTCCTGGATTCCTATCTGGAGGCGGTCGGCGAGGCGGCCCTGACCTCGGTGGGGGCCTATCAGCTCGAAGGACGGGGCGCACAGCTCTTTGCCCGCGTTCAGGGAGATTACTTCACGATCCTGGGACTGCCGCTGCTCGCGCTGTTAGACTTCCTGCGAAACCAGGGAGTGGTGCCGCGATGA
- the hemE gene encoding uroporphyrinogen decarboxylase, whose amino-acid sequence MNTPASGKDKLMLRALRGEITERPPVWLMRQAGRYLPEYRETRKQAGGFLELCYRPELAVEVTLQPIRRYGFDASILFSDILVVPHGLGQEVWFEEGEGPKLAPLERPDALDALRLEGMVERLAPVYETVRGLSAALPPETTLIGFSGAPWTLATYMLEGGTSKQFVTCKRWALAEPEAFGRLIDLLEQAVVEHLSAQVAAGAEVLQIFDSWAGALPVRALRQWSLEPLKRIVAALKARHPEVPVILFPRGAGLLYLDFAAESGAEGLSLDSNLPPAWAAEALSPQVTLQGNLDPLYLVAGGSAMDAAAEEILSAFEQRPFIFNLGHGVVPQTPPENVERLLKVIRG is encoded by the coding sequence ATGAACACACCGGCTTCCGGCAAGGACAAGCTCATGCTGCGCGCCCTGCGCGGCGAGATCACTGAACGCCCGCCCGTTTGGCTGATGCGCCAGGCTGGCCGCTATCTTCCCGAATACCGGGAGACCCGCAAGCAGGCGGGCGGCTTCCTGGAGCTCTGCTATAGGCCCGAGCTGGCGGTGGAGGTGACGTTGCAGCCGATCCGGCGCTACGGCTTCGACGCTTCGATCCTGTTCTCCGATATCCTCGTGGTCCCGCACGGCTTGGGCCAGGAGGTCTGGTTCGAGGAGGGCGAGGGTCCGAAGCTGGCGCCGTTGGAGCGGCCCGATGCCCTGGACGCGCTCAGGCTGGAAGGCATGGTGGAGCGGCTGGCGCCGGTGTACGAGACGGTCCGGGGTCTTTCAGCGGCACTACCGCCTGAGACCACGCTGATCGGCTTCTCCGGCGCGCCCTGGACGCTCGCCACCTACATGCTGGAGGGCGGCACCTCCAAGCAGTTCGTGACCTGCAAGCGCTGGGCGCTGGCCGAGCCGGAGGCCTTTGGCCGTTTGATCGACCTGCTTGAGCAGGCTGTCGTCGAGCATCTGAGCGCGCAGGTCGCCGCCGGGGCCGAGGTCTTGCAGATCTTCGATTCCTGGGCGGGCGCGCTTCCGGTGCGGGCGCTGCGGCAGTGGTCGCTGGAACCCTTGAAGCGGATCGTCGCCGCCTTGAAGGCGCGTCATCCTGAGGTCCCGGTGATCCTCTTTCCGCGCGGCGCCGGGCTACTCTATCTGGATTTTGCCGCCGAGAGCGGCGCCGAGGGCCTCTCCCTCGACAGCAACCTGCCGCCGGCCTGGGCCGCCGAGGCGCTTTCGCCGCAGGTGACGCTGCAAGGCAACCTGGACCCGCTCTATCTGGTGGCGGGTGGCTCCGCCATGGATGCGGCGGCCGAGGAGATCCTGAGCGCTTTCGAACAACGCCCTTTCATCTTCAATCTCGGGCACGGCGTCGTGCCGCAAACCCCGCCGGAGAACGTGGAGCGTCTTTTGAAGGTGATCCGGGGGTGA